ctcgccccgaacacacaacttaattttatcaataataattcattccactagagaactattattgaactaccgcaccaatcccaaattacatttttgggctccttcttattataagtgtgttagtctccttgtgtttaagataacaaatgtccattaattaagtaagttactgacaactcacttaattaatatctagctccaatagtagtaccactcaacttcattgtcatgtcggactaagtccacctgcagggtttaacatgacaatccttatgagctcctcttggggacattctcaacctagattactaggacactgtttccttctataatcaacaacacacactataagtgatatcatttcccaacttatcaggcttattgattcatcgaactaaatctcacccattaataaattaaagaaataaatatcaaatatatgtgcttgttattatattaggattaagagcacacacttccataataactgaggtttttgttcctttataaagtcagtataaaagaaacgacctctaatggtcctactcaatacactcttagtgtactagtgtaattatatagttaagataaactaacacctaattatactacgaccttccaatggtttgttcctttccatcatggtcgtgagctactgtttataatttataaggtactgataacatgatcttctgtgtgtgacaccacacaccatgttatctacaatataaattaattgaacaactacatttatcacaaatgtagacatttgaccaatgtgattcttatttctagataaatgttttataccaaaagctagacttttagtatacatcctaacagcttTCACTACAATCTTAAATTTTGACTTTAAATGTTTGACTACAACACTGCTCTAtgtttccttttcctgaacgCACTGATTAGAATGATCAGTGCTCAACCACTTAATTAAACCTCTTTGctctaatttgttttcagaatCTAACCTATCTCAGTTTTGCCTATATCCAGAAATTCCAGAATTGCAGCTGATTCTGCATTCTGTTCTTCAGTCTCAACGTTTCAAAATTCTGAATTGGGAGATATTTGGGCTTGGTTCGGAAGGAGTTGGAACTAGGTAAGGAAATCATTTAACACTCAATTGTTTTGAACTTGAATCCAAAATCTGTAATTCACAAACAGCACAAAGATTTGACACAAATCAGCATTAcatttctaatttcttttccaaatctgatttctttgaatttGTTGACCAATCCTTGAAGTTTAAATCTCCCTACAACAATATATTAAGCATTCAATAAACAATATCTCAATTCTGTTCATTCCAGCTCAACAAATCAATTTGCAGATTAGCACAACCCTTCAACTCAGCCCTTTTACAATTTCAGATTCCTATATTCGGATtcagcatttacactccatttcCAGCAAAACATGACCCAGATTCCTtttctatttcttgaatttttttttcaaaacacaaAAGCTAAGCTTTACAGTAGAAATCTGGTCCAAGAAAATTGGTACACCAGTGAACTCCAACAGCAGCCTCAACAATTCAATTTCCCATATTCCTATTTCAGCACTCTACAGCTTTTACATTATGTTTCTGATTCACAATTTAGTGACTTGATATTTCCAGAATCAAAGCCTTGAATGCATCCTTCATTAATCTGGTTAAATTCATTTGGAGTTCCAATCTTAATTTCCACTTCCTATTTAGGCAACTTAACTTCACAGTCCCATTTTCCATCATCTCATCATCACTTGCTATTCATTTCCTCATCACTTGCTATTCATTGTTAAAGTATTGCATTTTAAGTGCAGTTGACAGCTCTCCCCCATTTCCAGAATTGCACAATTTTCTGAATTTTTAGACCtcctgaattttgaatttcatattGGTACACTTGATTTCCAAATCTGATGTTACTGCTTCCTCACTTCAAGCTTCGACATTACATTTCTATAGGACTCTACAATCATTTAATCACATAATAGTTTGATTTTCATCTTGTTCAGCTTTGTAACATCAATTAAAAAGTTTAGTGCAAGTTCAGGATTCCAGATTTGCTGGAATTCATGATCCGAACCTATTCTTCAAGCCCTTTCTGAATGAGGTTCCAGAATCTGTAAATTAACGTAATCAGCACATCAGATTGGCACAAAATAGAATTGATTCTGCTCTGTAAATTCCAGCAGATTTAATTCTATTCCACTTGATGAATGATTCCAAAGCTCACCAGTACAACTTCATTAGcatttattctaataattcttgCTCTTATCACATATCTATAACCTTTCTCACTCTCAAAGATACCCTTCTTCAGCATCAGTAAGGGTcagaaatgaatttcaaaaacCCAACTTTGTCTTGATACATAGTCTTCTTATAACTATGTTGTTGCTCCAGAATTCCAGGACTGCTACATTTATCCATTAAGGGATCTCTATATGTATTCTTGTCATTTTGTGAGTCTTCTTTGCCTCCACAGAAGTTCACAGATTCTCATTTGACACAAACTTCTTCCAGCAATTCCACATTCCGAATTCCGAATTTACCCAATTTTATCTTTCCTTTCCGAAATTTCAATTCAAAACTAGAATGCTTCTTGAATGAAGTGAAACTTACCAAATGACACTACAATACTAGTTCACttgatcaaataacaaacaattGCAGACTTTCAGCAATCTGAAATTTTTTTTCTCTGCACTTGTAAACTTCTTACTTGTTTAAATGTTATACCTTTGACACAAAATCCTGCATTTCCAAACAGATTCCTGCATATTCTGCCACTTCGAATTCAGTGATCTTCCTTAACTCTACAAAGATCATTATAGAATCCATTTCCAGATCATTTCCGAATTGCAACTTCATTACACATTTAACATCCATTCAAACACCAACACTTAacacttcccccacacttattcttttgTCCATCCcggccaaaataaaatcatcacacaATATTCCAAGTTACCACAtccaaaaatagtaaaataagaGAAAGGATAAAGGCTATGATGATTCATGTAAAGAAAAGTCGCAAAGATAATTATGGGCAAAGTGAAAATGGAGTAACCTTCATAAAGATGACTTAATCTCTAGTCCAGTAGCTCTTAAAAGActtaaagcaagttctagagtgaccaaaaccacaagtgcatcacaaaATTAGGCTCAATCCTCACTAGGTAAGCAAAAGTTATCATTTCATTTCATCAATCTAGAATCCATCACTAAGTATTAACCTCATGTAATCCTAGAATCCATTCAAACAACAAAGTCCCAAAACTTAACACTCAAATTTAActttctttaaaaatctcttaaatGATATGAAGAAGTGCAAAAGGGGTACAATTTATTCCTATATCCTAAACTACCAAGTTCTTTGCAACGATATTTACAATGAAATGATCAAGCATAAAGAAATGATATCTACAATGaagaatttattttcaaaaaccgAAATCAACATTATCAAAAGCATGAAACTAAAGAGTTATTCTCGCAACAAAGTAAAGGAATGGATATCTACAAATGATGAATAAAAGGTAAGATGGAACACACTCCCCTTCAAATTGGGTAAATGGCATCAATATGGTCCAATCTATCCACCTCTAGCACATTCACTCCCTCATGAAATTTCTTGAGTCGATGACCATTCACTTTGAATGTTTGACCAGTAGCAACTTCTTGTATCTCAATCACACCATAGGAAAAAATATTAGTAACACAAAAAGGTCCCTCCCATCTGGATCTCAACTTACCCTTAATCAATTTCAGGCGTGACTTGTACAAAAGCACTTTATCATCAATTTTGAATTCTTTTACCACAATGTGCTAGTCATGAAAGTTCTTAGTCTTTTGCTTGTAAATCTGTGAATTCTCATAGGCTTCCAGTCTAATCTCCTCAAGTTCTTGAAGTTGCAATTTCCTTTCCTCTCCAGAAGTGCTAGTATCGAAGTTGCATGCTTTAACTGTCCAATATGCCCTATGCTCAATCTCCACTAGTAGATGACGAGATTTTGCATCATCAAGTCTTTTGCTCCAGTCCTTTCTGTCTGGACCCACAGTCTTTTCAAGAATTGCTTTAACTTCCCTATTGGATACTTCAGCCTGCCCATTTGTTTGTGGATGGTAGGGAGTAGAAATCCTATGCACAACCCCGTATTTACTCAGCAAAGCTTTCATGTGCCTATTAAAAAAGTGAGACCCTTGATCACTGATGATTGCCCTGGTTACTCCAAACCTACAAAAAATGTGGGACCTGACAAAACTAACAACCACTGAAGAATCATCGGTCCTAGTGGAAATGGCCTccactcatttagaaacataatcaactgccaaAAGAATGTATAAAAATCCATATGAGACAGGAAAAGGACCCATAAAATAAATTCCCGAAACATCAAAAATTTCACAAAACAACATAGTCTGCTGGGGCATTTCATTCCTAGGGCCTATGTTTCCAGTTCGCTGACACCTATTACatgatttataaaaaatataagcaTCGTGAAACTGGGTGGGCCAATATAATCCACACTCTAACACTTTCCTAGCAGTTCTCTGAGGTCCAAAATGCCCACCACATGCTAATGAATGGCAAAAAATAAGTACAGAATGAAACTCATAATCAGGAATACATCTACGAATGATCTAATCACTACAAAACTTCCACAAGTACGGATCATCCCACACATAGaattttgaatcactttttaatttatctttttgagcttttgaaaattGTGTGGGATAAACATGTGCTACtaaaaaattaactagatccgcATACCATGGAGTCTCACCGTGTAGCTATAGGAGGTGCTCATTTGGAAACTCATCAACAATATCCGTGTGGTCAATTTCTCCCTCAATCCTGCTTAGGTGATCTGCCACTAGGTTCTCCTTTCCACTCCTATCGCGTATCTCCACGTCGAATTCTTGGAGAAAAAGCATCCATTTGATCAACCTAGGTTTCGCATCGGGCTTCTTGAGGAGGTATTTCAGAGCTGCATGATAAAAAAATGCAATCACATGAGAAGACAATAAATATGATCTGAATTTATCCAAAGCAAACACAATagaaagaagctctttttcttGTTCTGGTGCGTTGATAATCGTCATTttcgctccgaaagttgtccctgtcaacacaaaaccaaacaaagagcagatatccaaacaaaagggtatatatactgaatacaagatgaaagaggcaatcatgcaatGAATATGTGGGTGCAGCggtggccggcaagaggggagtgaattgcttctgaaaaaattaaaacgataccctcctcggatctttcaactcaaaaataaagcaactataataaaattaagagcagaaataaaaggagataGAAAtataacctggttacaaccaagagggttgttaatccagggcagtaagaaaagcgcagtataagatctcctttgctgaaggcggagaagccttttacacacttaaaacgctcactagttgctaggaaagactacagaattgattgcttgagttgttatttatttcctagctccaggggcctttatatagctcatggagagtctatcccgagggtccaaggcgcctccaacagggtccaaggcgcctccaatgagagaggggataaaactttatccaaatagctcaacgttcacttctgccgggtccgaggcgcctctaacaagcattgaaggcgccttcaagttggaggtgcctccaagcctgatggaggcgcctccaagctggcaggcagctttttccagcttgcttctttgtttcatcttccgaagttccgttcttttgggtgattccggccaactgaaataggactcacccaaacccaatttccgtCCTTCTCCTCGAGAAGGCTTCCTTCCGGCTTCTAATCCCTCGAACGCTGctcacgttcttctcatccaccggagtactcttccgcagctctctcgtccttcccgtgccgtccttctcgctagctgcgtcttccgctcgacttcctgtgctcctaagctcctgcacactcagacacagggatcaaacaaagcaggacctaaccaacttggttgatcatatcaaaacacctaCGGGGACCAACAgaatatatatgcataaagtatgtgaatgtgcgctaaaacatgcgtaaatgatcataatatttccGCACATCAACCATTATCCACTCAGCTGGAGTCACCACCAACTCTCGAGTTCATATGtcatattgtcatattttgacggcATATTTCACCTCCCTACGTATTAACATCACCCGAGGTGATATTCGAGTCATGACCAAGTTCGACGTCTTAGGACCTAGGAGCTTCTCTCTAGGAGGtgtccatatagatgatgagggtgtcctatCTTGGCGAAGGGGGACACAGCACCAGCCAAACCCAGATGcccaggaggaggcagagcaggatgagtttatGGTCGCACTATTCAGCGAGGACGCTCTGGCTCCtgtaccacctccacctccaagTCGAACACCTCGTCCCGCTCCTTGCACTCTAGGCGATCGAGTTGCCGGACTCGAGATATCCATGACGAGTCTCCGTCAGGAGGTCTCCGATTTGAGATGAGACGTGAGACAGGATATCTCTTACCTTCGACGTGATTTATCCAGTTCCCAAGAGGATGCCCAGACCCATCACACTGAGATGATCGAGATGTTACgttccttgggatctggaccaccccctccTCATCTCGATAGACTTCCTGATCAGTATGTATATTCTATTATGATCATTGTATTTTGATCTTGACAttgacttatgatattatgagcTACTCCGACTTAGGTATATCTCGACTTTGAAAATGATTTATTCTGATTTATTTAATAGATTAGGATtacaaaaactattttcaaaaataatatttttaaattctaggataaaatctttgtattttcttaaaatctttcatttctaGAATGTTAAATCAACTTTAGCTTTAGACTAGaataatcccttagaaagcatgttcccctagggatagtacttgagcatctcaccaacaccataggattcccttgtttgtgattgccaaacatagaaaggggtgagatgcctaggcaaattgcctggacttaagatgtttatttcaatgcatcaacataagtctaagcgttaaatacaaaacagatATTAATCAGGTTCAGTCATTCGGTTTAGAcaaacactaactgatgcttagacttaaattgactaatcaagtgaaagctgctatcctctaatagtcagtgagtagctaactggttagacagattttgtaatGTCAGATTCAGGGGAGGTTACTTACTTTtatacttaatttaaaattaatctttgaaaaatatccttttgtttaataaaaatttttctttggactttttcaaaattagttttgaaagttaaaattatttttcaaaattagctttatttttaaattttaaacctttcaaatttaattttgaaaatgataccttctaaacttagttttaaaaagatgaTTTTTGGActcttcattttgaaaattatattccaCTTGggtttcaaaacatatttttggaaatttatttaaaaggaTACAAagtcataattaaaaataaattttacttagttaagtTTTACAAACTAAaacttgattttacttagttttacaAAAACTTGACTTAAAAAATGCTATCTTTGCACATTATGTTTCCAAATTGCAAAACTCTTTTCGAAAGATTAAGTTATCTTTCTAAAGTTAAAAGTATCtactttgaaaatgataaaagttaaaaGCTTAAACTTAACCTCCCCCAAgataatctgacttacatttctagatttttatttaCGTTGCATTTTTAATTACAATTTATTATATgataatttattttgataaatgccaaagggagagggttaggtggttaagttatacaaacaacaaaatttaaaagctaacttaacaaccttatgcttggtgttacttgcatattttttcactaacttaaccaggttatcattgcatcaaaaagggagagattgttggtgcggttagcactaacggtctaactcaagttttgatgaatgacaaaataggctAAGTTAGTTTCGACGGGCTGACCtaatgtctggcatgaagcccagctaggtcgacggaccgaccggatagctggcacgaagtccaactaggtcgacgggctgaccggatagctggcacaaagcttagacgggtcgaagggttgaccggacattagacgtcgatccgacttagatccatttcgggtATCTAAGTCGacatcgtgactagattctggtttcAAGGAGATGGAATCTAGCTAATACTCTGCTTGTTAACTTTAAATTGTCCTagcactttattttgcaggataaaattatttgcattttgcctcggactaactctttcttgcagaagagtggtccgggcgcccagaagggatccgggcgcctggaggtgaACTTTTATCTGCAACGTCATTTCGCCACGTGGAGTGTaagatatcaaaaaatttaaataaataggattATTTgataaatagccttatagaatttttcagaatttttagaaattttctgagaatttttcggagctcgtacgacaggTTTTGAGGGAACGAATTAACGAGtttggataaagcctgtttgggatacccatttaagtgaggaaacgttttaatatatatttccttttctttatttccttctcccttaaaACATCGATCTCGACCCTTTTTCCTCTCTTCCCCGACGTGAactcccctcttcctctctctgttctctcgcGAACGAGTCGAAGCCGACGGACCTTCGGTGATCGTCGGTGTCGTCTGAGGAGGAAGTCATCGGAGCTCGATGGAATCGGCAGAATTCAAGCTGTATTCGGCCGAGGGCTCTCTGCTTCAGTGAGTTCTACGGCCAAGCGTTGAGGGTGCGGTGGCTAGGGCACAACAGGAGCTTGATCTGCGTCGTCTCCCAACCGATCGACCTCCTCTTTTCTCTCCTCACGCTGTTCATAGAGAGATCCACATCTCCTCTGGCCGGATCGGACCTAGCGACACCATCGGGAGGTGATCAAGAAAGGTAACGCATCACCGATTCTTGCTCTCTTTCTCTCTGGTTGTCGCCGACCTTGGAGGTAGGGCCTCTGCCCTAATTGTGATTTGAGTATGTGATCTTTGGGTGGTGTTGATTTGGGAGTGTTTGTGTTCAAAGGTGGAAGATTACTTGTCTTCGGCCACCATTCCACTCTTAGCTAGCAGCCTGCATCATTGGATCTTGGAGGTGAAGAGATTCCAGCAGGTGTTGTGTCCTGTGGATCAGGAATTGTGTATTATGGGGTGTTCTTGGTTCCGGCAACACTCCAACCAGCAACTTCTCTGGTTCCAGCAATCAACAgtggttgtgaattgaggtaaggtgtaggaattCGATACATGATGTAGATGATTGTTAGATAGGTTAGTAAGAagtgtgaattaggtttatgtgttgaattaggaatgttttggattacatgattagttGATTGTGCATAGATATAATCTAatagaatgattagggttaaggcaattaaccctagtcaattgttagatttaatttaagtagGGCTTATagttatgttgattagggttttgccctaatttgatattagggattttatttagctattcttttagatttagctaaataaataaatatatatatatatatattgtttgacacaggactctgattcgagacgggtgtctcgactttggattgcttgagagtaccttctatttgaggtgggtaccctttgacttatctcttggtagtgtcttatgatatgtgtagtatatatataattactagtgattggtaaatttatcacttccctggttatagtttatttgatacatgttacctgcttcTACTGTTAGCTGTTATACATTAGACTTATATGCTCTTAGTTATTATTATGTGTACCGATGCTCTTAGAGGTGATGATATGTTGTGCTTCTGTATACTGGATTAATTGTTAGACATACTGGATATGTGATcttggatttatgttgcttatatcatggttatatatgcgtttattttttttctggcacatatatatggaggaggatatgttcaggtatgacatactataGCATCATGCactattttgcatgattgcatgctgggcgattaacgactccattattgttgagctcatcggtcggctacatgggcctgcacacaacgtgaccactacaTGGGCAGTGGCacagcacccagggtgtgtatgcCAATTAGCTCTGTAGGGCttcgttggtctgctcatgggtagtgtgacgcagggTAGTAGCAGGAcaaggatccctccccgtcatcgcgtaccgggagataagagcattgcgctccctcactatgtttgaggtaggaggataggtgtactccgatagtatcccgtccactcggtcactcttcaggagtagtgatggcagagtgcacggttgtcacagccctacctactcgatctcaccatcgtgtgtgagatggttgactagcgtcaggggtgaccaggatatgtcatttgcatcatatgcacagattgcatttattgtgattgttgcatattagaTGATGCAttttgggtgactgcatatgtttgacatacatacaggatacatgcttatttgctctgactatctttatctgtgtatgttcacagtcatatGCTCAAGACTCGCAGGTGaatacagtttatttcagttatacatttcttattattcttgctatagactgtattATATGCTTATTGttagttactacagtttattcagctatgtaTACTTGTTATACTGCTAGGAAACTGTACTATAGgttattgctggtagttatatgttactgtacatatctattggttacctgctgagttctttggactcacaccgttacattactactt
The genomic region above belongs to Zingiber officinale cultivar Zhangliang chromosome 11A, Zo_v1.1, whole genome shotgun sequence and contains:
- the LOC122031444 gene encoding uncharacterized protein LOC122031444, yielding MKALLSKYGVVHRISTPYHPQTNGQAEVSNREVKAILEKTVGPDRKDWSKRLDDAKSRHLLVEIEHRAYWTVKACNFDTSTSGEERKLQLQELEEIRLEAYENSQIYKQKTKNFHD